A window of the Gossypium hirsutum isolate 1008001.06 chromosome A05, Gossypium_hirsutum_v2.1, whole genome shotgun sequence genome harbors these coding sequences:
- the LOC107958227 gene encoding uncharacterized protein isoform X2, giving the protein MPTKARSQVSSERQKWDQIFEGVVGMLKTQQQQLETLTKEKKILGDRINTQYERWASDVRLYEDHISQMRTDLESKEMTRLLEAAKADMIVGLKQREAFLCKLKLEETSDELTDFRIWFDILCKNSNDVSLRDPKGTKKGMLGDEDIGSKSVNLKTLEGNLRRLKLKYENLASEKSCQIAALMAENKFAWNQLNIMETQFTDKLNSKNFELDKANRKIEALISSMEELRSSNAEKDEMIQILKSELSQKEADASRFHEVSKMSRQVEFLRKPRSSSHTPVIKHCTAREGTSVLGDENGGRSKCSITMKKGSSAPHVHDSLKDNGRKLEEEKG; this is encoded by the exons ATGCCCACGAAAGCGCGGTCTCAAGTCTCATCGGAGCGTCAGAAATGGGATCAAATCTTTGAAGGTGTAGTTGGTATGCTTAAAACACAGCAACAACAGCTTGAAACACTTACTAAAGAAAAAAAGATCCTCGGAGATCGGATCAATACGCAATATGAACGATGGGCCTCTGATGTTCGTCTCTATGAAGATCACATATCTCAG ATGAGGACTGATCTGGAATCGAAAGAAATGACGCGTTTGCTTGAGGCTGCTAAAGCCGATATGATAGTAGGATTGAAGCAAAGAGAAGCTTTTCTTTGCAAGTTGAAATTAG AGGAAACATCGGATGAATTGACTGATTTCAGAATCTGGTTTGACATCCTCTGTAAAAATTCAAAT GATGTTTCTCTTAGGGACCCCAAAGGAACCAAAAAGGGAATGTTGGGAGATGAGGATATTGGTTCAAAGTCTGTTAATTTGAAGACATTGGAAGGCAATTTAAGAAGGCTAAAGCTCAAATACGAAAATCTTGCTTCAGAAAAGAGTTGTCAAATTGCTGCACTTATGGCAGAGAATAAGTTCGCATGGAACCAGCTCAACATTATGGAAACTCAGTTTACAGATAAGTTAAACAGCAAGAATTTTGAACTTGACAAAGCTAACAGGAAAATTGAGGCACTTATTTCCAGTATGGAGGAGCTGAGGTCATCAAATGCCGAAAAGGATGAAATGATCCAGATATTAAAATCCGAATTATCTCAAAAGGAGGCTGATGCAAGTAGATTTCATGAAGTTTCTAAAATGTCGAGGCAGGTAGAGTTCTTAAGGAAGCCTAGAAGTTCATCTCATACGCCTGTAATAAAACATTGTACAGCTAGGGAAGGAACTTCTGTTTTGGGAGATGAGAATGGCGGCCGC
- the LOC121228875 gene encoding uncharacterized protein: MGKSVGKRMGTTSSNPLPKRFRESRSGWRSSFWFDRGDRSKDKQITVSTGSVKALPRESENPECDYCGKRHFGECWKKIGGCFRCGSTEHFVKDCPITQSSTLATSQRSVSTARGRGIFRGGSVSRRGGVSRSSDIATQQSEARALARSYVDRTREEGNVHDVVTAEHGVILDYYKKKFSVQTEDGNSVEVNGIRTSGLARIISAIKVNKLLHQGCTAYLAYVINFDSVGSQCSQIRTVCEFPDVFPEKLPRFPPDREVEFAIEVYPGTDPMSIPPYRMPPTELKELKVQLLSEVVFLGHVVSADGIRVDPKKIEAIVQWKSPRNVSEVRKANVVADVLSKKAAIELRAMFAQLSISDDGGLLAELRIKPVMFERIKSAQLEDDKLIKKKEMVQSDTTRNFNIDKHDCLRYRDRICIPINSDIKELILREAHDGPFALHPGGTKMYRDLRELYWWPGMKKDIVEYVRLTLSVSKKNAIWVIVDRLTKSAHFITVRTDWSLQKLAEVYIRKIIRLYGIPASIISDRDPRLTSRFWKQLHESLELNEKKIIGPELIRETEETVKKIQQRLKVAFDRQKSYADLKRRDIEYSVGDKVFLKVSPWKKVLRFGRKEKLSPRYRSDPSHIISTENIEIRPDLSYEEEPVQILAREVKELRNKRVPLVKVL; this comes from the exons ATGGGTAAATCAGTTGGGAAACGTATGGGAACCACCAGTTCTAATCCATTACCGAAGAGATTCAGAGAATCAAGAAGTGGTTGGAGATCAAGCTTTTGGTTTGATAGGGGTGACAGAAGTAAAGACAAACAGATTACTGTCTCTACCGGTAGTGTAAAAGCTCTGCCCCGGGAAAGTGAAAATCCTGAATGCGATTATTGTGGGAAAAGGCATTTTGGTGAATGCTGGAAGAAAATCGGAGGATGTTTCCGCTGTGGCTCTACTGAACACTTTGTTAAAGATTGTCCGATAACTCAGAGTAGTACACTTGCCACATCTCAGAGATCGGTATCGACTGCCAGAGGTAGAGGAATATTTAGAGGAGGTTCTGTTTCAAGGAGAGGAGGAGTTAGTAGAAGCAGTGATATAGCTACACAGCAATCTGAAGCCAGAGCTCTAGCTAGATCTTATGTAGACAGAACCCGGGAAGAAGGCAATGTTCACGATGTGGTGACAG ctGAACATGGGGTAATTTTGGActattataaaaagaaatttagcGTTCAGACTGAAGATGGTAATAGTGTAGAGGTAAATGGAATTCGTACCAGTGGGTTAGCTCGAATCATATCAGCGATTAAAGTTAATAAGTTGCTTCATCAGGGTTGTACAGCATATctagcatatgttattaattttgattcAGTCGGAAGTCAGTGTAGTCAGATTAgaactgtatgtgaatttccagatgtattccctGAAAAGTTACCGAGATTTCCACCTgacagagaagtagaatttgcaATTGAAGTATACCCAGGTACAGATCCAATGTCAATACCTCCATATCGTATGCCACCTACTGAACTGAAGGAGTTGAAGGTACAACT GTTATCAGAGGTGGtatttcttggtcatgtggtatcagcagatggaattagagtggatccaaaGAAAATTGAAGCAATCGTCCAGTGGAAGagtcctagaaatgtatcagaggtac gtaaagctaacgtggtagctgatgTATTGAGTAAGAAGGCAGCAATTGAATTGCGAGCGATGTTTGCACAGCTCAGTATTAGTGATGATGGAGGTTTATTGGCTGAATTAAGAATTAAACCAGTGATGTTTGAACGAATCAAGTCAGCTCAATTAGAAGATGATAAGctaattaagaaaaaagaaatggtTCAGAGCGACACAACAAGGAATTTTAATATTGATAAGCATGATTGTTTGAGATACCGAGATCGGATTTGTATTCCAATCAATTCAGATATTAAAGAATTAATTCTTCGAGAAGCACATGACGGTCCATTTGCTCTACACCCTGGAGGCACAAAGATGTACCGTGATttacgagaattgtactggtggccagggatgAAAAAAGATATAGTTGAATATGTCA GATTGACATTGTCTGTAAGTAAGAAAAATGCTATATGGGTAATAGTTGATCGACTcacaaaatcggctcattttataactGTCAGAACGGATTGGTCACTTCAGAAACTTGCAGAGGTCTATATTCGGAAAATTATAAGGTTGTATGGTATACCGGCTTctataatttctgatcgagatcctcgATTAACATCAAGATTCTGGAAACAGTTACATGAGTCTTTGG AATTAAATGAAAAGAAGATAATTGGACCTGAATTGATTCGTGAAACAGAAGAAACAGTCAAGAAGATTCAACAGAGATTAAAAGTAGCTTTTgacagacaaaaatcttatgctgatctgaaacgtCGGGACATTGAATACTcagtcggggataaagtgtttctcaaagtttctccttggaagaaagtattAAGATTTGGCCGAAAAGAAAAGTTAAGTCCTcg GTATCGATCGGACCCATCTCATattatctctactgaaaacaTTGAGATTAGACCAGATTTGTCATATGAAGAGGAACCAGTTCAAATACTagctcgagaagtgaaagaattaagaaacaaacGAGTCCCTCTGGTAAAAGTACTATAG